The following coding sequences lie in one Phragmites australis chromosome 8, lpPhrAust1.1, whole genome shotgun sequence genomic window:
- the LOC133927075 gene encoding RPM1-interacting protein 4-like: MAKRPTVPKFGTWDSDNVGYTIYFDKVRENKSATAPPLQRPYNPNDPEENPMMSVPPSLSRPATSGGHREPPPRPPNGQSHRRVGSNSSAASDPGGMGAEQSKFAPPPQYHQRPGPQPPQHHGGHHHHPPPAGHGSGGHRAQQALRQQQHHHHAAPAPRARSASPQNNAPNRQRPSAVPKFGVWDEQSAASAAQGFTVQFENVKRHRDVARAAVPEVPRAPSPPEGAAARRSHRDTPFLSKLFGCFHPTVRD, translated from the exons ATGGCC AAACGCCCCACCGTGCCCAAGTTCGGCACCTGGGACAGCGACAATGTCGGGTACACGATCTACTTCGACAAGGTGCGCGAGAACAAGAGCGCCACCGCGCCGCCTCTGCAGCGACCGTACAACCCCAACGACCCCGAGGAGAACCCCATGATGAGCGTCCCCCCGTCGTTGTCGAGGCCGGCGACCTCGGGCGGCCACCGCGAGCCACCGCCGAGGCCGCCGAACGGACAGAGCCACCGGCGAGTTGGGAGCAACAGCAGCGCGGCGTCCGACCCAGGCGGCATGGGCGCCGAGCAGAGCAAGTTCGCGCCTCCGCCGCAATACCACCAGCGTCCGGGCCCCCAGCCCCCACAACACCATGGcgggcaccaccaccaccctcccCCGGCCGGGCACGGGAgcggcggccaccgcgcgcAGCAGGCACtgaggcagcagcagcaccaccaccacgcgGCACCGGCGCCGCGGGCGCGGTCCGCCTCGCCGCAGAACAACGCGCCG AATCGGCAGAGGCCGTCGGCCGTGCCCAAGTTCGGCGTGTGGGACGAGCAGAGCGCCGCGTCGGCCGCGCAGGGTTTCACGGTGCAGTTCGAGAACGTGAAGAGGCACCGTGACGTGGCCAGGGCCGCGGTGCCGGAGGTGCCGcgcgcgccgtcgccgccggagGGCGCCGCGGCAAGGCGCTCTCATCGGGACACCCCCTTCCTGTCAAAG CTGTTTGGATGTTTCCACCCCACCGTCAGGGACTGA
- the LOC133927742 gene encoding uncharacterized protein LOC133927742, producing MFEAQELAEISTELKTEPVTSGKENDIYRGVSHPRDLVSPRLRRCGGGDPASDRWASTSETGGRVHRRSTGDQPPEHRKTKRTPRERQEAGSQSRTWGCRSHRVRLLLDLHRSCSWSSSTMSESNSEEDLTMSESNSEEEEDDEMMMLVFPALYLASTKTKTLGFNVCKLWQNQ from the exons ATGTTTGAAGCACAAGAACTTGCAGAAATTTCCACGGAGCTC AAGACAGAGCCCGTGACGTCTGGAAAAGAAAACGACATCTATCGGGGCGTGTCTCATCCTCGTGACCTTGTCTCTCCTCGCCTCAGGCGCTGCGGGGGCGGCGACCCAGCCAGCGACCGGTGGGCGAGCACTTCGGAGACCGGCGGGCGAGTGCATCGGAGATCGACGGGCGACCAACCCCCTGAGCACCGCAAGA CGAAGAGGACACCGAGAGAGAGACAAGAAGCAGGGAGCCAGAGCCGAACTTGGGGATGCCGGAGCCACCGCGTTCGCCTCCTGCTGGATTTACATCGGAGCTG TAGCTGGAGCAGCAGTACAATGTCTGAATCTAATTCTGAGGAAGATCTTACAATGTCTGAATCTAAttctgaggaagaagaagatgatgaaatgATGATGCTTGTCTTTCCAGCATTATACTTAGCTTCTACCAAAACCAAAAC TCTTGGTTTCAATGTTTGCAAATTGTGGCAAAATCAATAA
- the LOC133925966 gene encoding uncharacterized protein LOC133925966 — MMSQRARWSSKYEKALVDVLTEYRLSHFRGQNGWCTEGWNRIVKDFNSLCPDAKFTKAQIQDKESQLKKDYKAVKSIRTRSGVSWNQTASMINTTSEIWDEIIEEDSKLRRYENKSFPLFDALDLLYEGQFAEGKHCFTSSKPHKAGSKRSGGTEKTLLDFTKKRPWDAAINVGAHDGEESIYPIRMDDFGKQNLESESLQSQG, encoded by the exons ATGATGTCTCAAAGAGCAAGGTGGTCCTCAAAATATGAGAAAGCGCTAGTTGATGTACTCACTGAGTACAGGCTTTCTCATTTTCGTGGTCAAAATGGCTGGTGTACTGAAGGTTGGAATAGAATTGTGAAAGATTTCAACAGTCTTTGTCCAGATGCCAAATTTACTAAAGCTCAGATTCAAGACAAAGAGTCCCAATTGAAGAAGGACTACAAAGCAGTCAAATCCATCCGTACGCGTAGTGGAGTCTCTTGGAATCAGACCGCGTCTATGATTAACACAACATCTGAAATCTGGGATGAAATCATAGAA GAGGATTCAAAGTTGAGGAGGTATGAAAACAAAAGCTTCCCATTGTTTGATGCACTGGACCTGTTATATGAAG GACAATTTGCTGAAGGAAAGCATTGCTTCACTTCTAGTAAACCTCATAAGGCTGGAAGTAAACGGTCCGGAGGCACGGAGAAGACACTCTTAGATTTCACTAAGAAACGTCCATGGGACGCTGCAATCAATGTAGGAGCTCATGATGGTGAAGAATCGATTTATCCAATAAGAATGGATGACTTTGGTAAGCAAAATTTGGAGAGTGAGTCTTTACAATCTCAAGGGTAA